Proteins from a genomic interval of Osmia bicornis bicornis chromosome 11, iOsmBic2.1, whole genome shotgun sequence:
- the LOC114876609 gene encoding bolA-like protein DDB_G0274169 produces MYRTVIAVGKSYAKTLVDLQKMSTVVTNPIENSIRKKLLGSLNPSYIEIINESYMHNVPEGSETHFKVIVVSDKFRDKPLLKRHQMINNLLQVELENGVHALSIVAKTPSQWEDNSNVAPSPACRGGFGK; encoded by the exons atgtATAGAACTGTGATAGCAGTAGGAAAAA GCTATGCAAAAACATTGGTAGACCTACAAAAAATGAGTACTGTAGTGACTAACCcaatagaaaattcaataaggaaaaagttgttggGTTCTTTAAATCCATcttatattgaaataataaatgaatcaTATATGCATAATGTTCCTGAAGGATCTGAAACTCATTTTAAAGTAATTGTTGTATCTGATAAGTTCAGAGATAAACCTCTTCTTAAG CGCCATCAAATGATAAACAACTTATTGCAAGTAGAACTGGAAAACGGCGTGCACGCATTATCAATCGTA GCAAAAACACCTAGTCAATGGGAAGACAATAGTAATGTAGCTCCAAGTCCAGCTTGTCGAGGTGGCTTTGGAAAATAA
- the LOC114876603 gene encoding set1/Ash2 histone methyltransferase complex subunit ASH2, translated as MSEEKIESPIDKADGTQIESMEDKIKIKHDDKGKQKHKQEDTSDKSNGRANNNESGNCYCGKERNLNIIELLCASCLRWFHESCIGYQLGKLVPFMMNYIFMCKNCSPTGLESFKKNQAPFPQMCVTAIANLLQMSQKDNEQKILFHKDKDIIPFIECHWDSMTTMPRRVTQSWHATIHRALLKDVGSLFTIDESALDGQLFGLTCSDLQTIKPNYEAMIKGGHLKVTEMGVQHVVPLSGGLRGRNAKRKFPGEGTGTGPGKKGRGSDMAAPKLPAHGYPLEHPFNKDGYRYILAEPDPHAPFRQEFDESSDWAGKPIPGWLYRALSPSAVLLALHNRAPQLKVSEDRLAVTGEKGYCMVRATHNVSRGTWYWEATIEEMPEGSATRLGWGQEYANLQAPLGYDKFGYSWRSRKGTRFHESRGKHYSNGYGEGDTLGFLILLPDTHDVSHLPNTYKDRPLVKFKSHLYYEEKDQVPEALKALRPLEGSKIVFYKNGVNQGEAFVDINKGAYYPTISIHKSATVSVNFGPNFKYPPMNMAFRGVHDRAEETIAEQCMADILYFTENEGKLRLDTFAL; from the exons atgtCAGAAGAAAAAATTGAGAG TCCAATCGATAAAGCAGATGGAACGCAAATTGAATCTATGGAAgataagataaaaataaaacacgaTGATAAGGGTAAACAAAAACATAAACAAGAAGATACCTCTGACAAATCTAATGGTCGAGCAAATAACAATGAAAGTGGAAATTGTTATtg tggaaaggaaagaaatctTAATATCATAGAATTATTGTGTGCTAGTTGCTTAAGATGGTTTCATGAATCCTGTATCGGTTATCAGTTGGGTAAATTAGTTCCCTTTATGATGAATTATATATTCATGTGCAAAAATTGTTCTCCTACTGGTCTAGAAAGTTTCAAAAAGAACCAAGCAC CATTTCCACAAATGTGTGTAACAGCAATAGCAAATCTGTTACAAATGTCCCAAAAAGATAATGAACAAAAGATACTATTTCATAAAGACAAAGATATTATTCCTTTCATCGAATGTCACTGGGACAGTATGACTACAATGCCCCGCCGAGTTACTCAATCTTGGCATGCAACG ATACACAGAGCTCTATTAAAAGACGTTGGGTCGCTATTTACTATCGATGAAAGTGCTCTAGATGGTCAGTTATTTGGACTTACATGCTCTGATCTGCAAACGATCAAACCAAATTACGAAGCAATGATTAAAGGTGGTCATTTAAAAGTAACTGAAATGGGTGTTCAACATGTTG TGCCACTTAGTGGAGGACTTCGTGGTCGCAATGCGAAACGTAAATTTCCTGGAGAAGGAACGGGCACGGGTCCTGGTAAAAAGGGTAGAGGTTCAGATATGGCAGCTCCTAAATTACCAGCTCATGGTTATCCTCTTGAACATCCTTTCAATAAAGATGGTTATAGATACATCCTTGCTGAACCAGATCCTCATGCACCATTCAGACAG GAATTTGATGAAAGCAGTGACTGGGCTGGAAAACCTATTCCTGGATGGTTATATAGGGCTTTAAGTCCAAGTGCAGTTTTACTTGCTTTACATAATAGAGCTCCTCAGCTCAAAGTTTCTGAGGACAGGCTTGCAGTAACTGGAGAAAAGGGCTATTGCATGGTCAGAGCTACTCACA ATGTAAGTAGAGGAACATGGTACTGGGAGGCGACTATCGAAGAAATGCCTGAGGGGTCAGCCACAAGACTAGGCTGGGGTCAAGAATATGCTAACTTACAAGCTCCACTTGGTTACGACAAATTTGGATATTCTTGGAGATCTAG GAAGGGTACACGATTTCATGAAAGTAGAGGTAAACATTATAGCAACGGTTATGGAGAGGGTGATACCTTAggatttttaatacttttacCTGATACACATGATGTATCACATTTACCAAATACCTATAAAGATCGG CCCTTAGTTAAGTTCAAAAGTCACCTTTACTATGAAGAAAAGGATCAAGTGCCTGAAGCGCTTAAAGCTCTAAGACCACTCGAAGGaagtaaaattgtattttacaaaaatggAGTAAATCAAGGCGAAGCGTTTGTTGATATTAATAAAGGGGCCTATTATCCTACTATCTCGATTCATAAAAGCGCCACAGTTTCTGTCAATTTTGGCCCGAATTTTAAGTATCCTCCAATGAACATGGCTTTTAGAGGG GTGCATGACAGAGCAGAAGAAACAATAGCAGAGCAATGTATGGCTGATATACTTTATTTCACCGAAAACGAGGGAAAATTAAGACTTGATACTTTTGCTTTATGA